In Planifilum fimeticola, the following are encoded in one genomic region:
- a CDS encoding ribonucleotide-diphosphate reductase subunit beta — MDQLLKKVTVLEPENPNKSTALFGGRASGILNWNDLAYPHFYDFREQIRSLFWRASEVDMTHDIKQFPNLSSAERNAFLKIIGLLATLDGPQTDIAMRIAHFSTDPSVKAIMATIADQESEHNHSYAYVLSSVATYDQQIETFEYGRKDPVLLKRNERIMQVYNELANRPTLLNVLKAMVYSALLEGLFFYSGFAFFYHLARHQKMVGTSTMISYINRDELQHGRFISELFRATLAEHPEHNTEEFSGWVYDQFRHAVEQETTWSRYILKDIEGIDLSEMEGYIQYRANKMLRLLGLSDLYENRTENPMKWIRAYVDNFDGTKTDFFEQKSRQYVKVGDLNGFDEL; from the coding sequence TTGGATCAGCTCCTGAAAAAAGTGACCGTGCTGGAGCCGGAAAACCCCAACAAATCCACCGCCCTCTTCGGCGGCAGGGCGAGCGGCATCTTGAACTGGAACGATCTCGCCTATCCCCACTTTTACGATTTCCGGGAGCAGATCCGGTCGCTGTTCTGGCGGGCGAGTGAAGTGGACATGACCCACGACATCAAGCAGTTTCCCAACCTGTCCTCCGCCGAACGAAACGCTTTTCTGAAAATCATCGGCCTGCTGGCCACCCTGGACGGGCCGCAAACGGACATCGCCATGCGCATCGCCCATTTCTCCACGGATCCCTCGGTCAAGGCGATCATGGCCACCATCGCCGACCAGGAGAGCGAACACAATCACAGTTACGCCTATGTGCTCTCCTCCGTCGCCACCTACGATCAGCAGATCGAAACCTTTGAATACGGCCGGAAGGATCCCGTCCTGCTCAAGCGGAACGAACGGATCATGCAGGTCTACAATGAGCTCGCGAACCGCCCCACCCTCTTGAACGTTTTGAAGGCCATGGTTTACTCCGCCCTGCTGGAGGGGCTGTTCTTCTACTCCGGCTTCGCCTTTTTCTATCACCTGGCCCGGCATCAAAAGATGGTCGGCACGTCGACGATGATTTCCTACATCAACCGGGACGAACTGCAGCACGGCCGCTTCATCAGCGAACTGTTCCGGGCCACCCTGGCGGAACATCCGGAACATAACACGGAGGAGTTCAGCGGCTGGGTGTACGATCAATTCCGGCATGCCGTGGAGCAGGAAACGACCTGGAGCCGCTATATTTTGAAAGATATCGAAGGCATCGATCTCAGCGAAATGGAAGGCTACATCCAGTACCGGGCCAACAAGATGCTCCGCCTCCTCGGATTGAGCGATCTCTATGAAAACCGCACGGAAAATCCGATGAAATGGATTCGCGCGTACGTGGACAACTTCGACGGGACCAAGACGGACTTTTTCGAGCAGAAATCCCGTCAATACGTAAAGGTCGGGGACTTAAACGGCTTCGACGAACTGTAG
- a CDS encoding amino acid permease, with protein sequence MKRGFAREKQRDEDRKDLHKFGYAQELFRDMGGFSNFAISFSIISVLTGAVSLYGHGLTYGGTGMMGFGWPLVALFVLLVAAAMAELASAIPTAGALYHWASLLGNKRWGWYTAWINLIGQIGIVAGIDYSAAIFFDGLLSPVLGYRMTETSTLIVFALVLLSHGLFNHMGIRIVARLNDFSAWYHIGVVLILVFSLAFFTRGGLQPVETLFRVGETFSDKPYALAFLIGLLQAQWTFTGYDASAHTIEETLHPRVRAPWGIFTSVAFSFVTGMIMLAFVTLAIKDVGAAVAADNPFIYVISQALGGVFGHTLLWLITLAMWFCGLSSVTSFSRMMFAFSRDRGMPRSDLWARISKKYRTPAHAIWLSVILSFGLALIDYVIKRIHPDTSYTTLTFLTGVSVVGLYVAYGIPMLLRLTAEAKGKFSRRHLGPWNLGKWGRPISVIALLWIAFISIIMVIPPNQNAGYALAGMMLLLLIMDFSYYRKHFRGPQAALGTTEEELRRREAELEGS encoded by the coding sequence GTGAAGAGGGGCTTCGCCAGGGAGAAACAACGGGATGAGGACAGAAAGGATCTGCACAAGTTCGGGTATGCCCAGGAACTGTTCCGGGATATGGGGGGGTTTTCCAATTTCGCGATTTCCTTCTCGATCATCTCGGTCCTGACCGGTGCCGTTTCCCTTTACGGACACGGTCTCACCTACGGCGGCACCGGCATGATGGGTTTCGGCTGGCCCCTGGTCGCCCTGTTCGTCCTGCTGGTGGCGGCGGCGATGGCGGAATTGGCATCGGCGATCCCCACCGCGGGCGCTTTGTACCACTGGGCCTCCCTTCTCGGGAACAAGCGATGGGGTTGGTATACGGCCTGGATCAACCTGATCGGTCAGATCGGCATCGTGGCAGGAATCGACTATTCGGCGGCCATTTTCTTCGACGGTCTCCTGTCGCCGGTGCTGGGCTACCGGATGACGGAGACCTCGACCCTGATCGTTTTCGCTTTGGTCCTTCTTTCCCACGGCCTGTTCAACCACATGGGAATCCGCATCGTCGCGCGGTTGAACGATTTTTCCGCCTGGTACCACATCGGGGTCGTCCTGATCCTGGTGTTCAGCCTCGCCTTTTTCACCAGGGGAGGACTGCAGCCGGTGGAGACGCTGTTCCGAGTCGGGGAGACCTTTTCCGACAAACCCTACGCCCTGGCCTTCCTGATCGGCCTCCTGCAGGCGCAGTGGACCTTCACCGGCTATGACGCCTCCGCCCACACGATCGAGGAGACCCTCCATCCTCGGGTCCGGGCGCCCTGGGGGATCTTCACCTCCGTCGCTTTCTCCTTCGTGACCGGAATGATCATGCTCGCCTTCGTGACGCTGGCCATCAAGGATGTCGGCGCGGCGGTCGCCGCGGACAATCCCTTCATCTACGTCATCAGCCAGGCCTTGGGCGGCGTGTTCGGGCATACGCTCCTGTGGCTGATCACCCTTGCCATGTGGTTCTGCGGCCTTTCCTCGGTCACCTCCTTTTCGCGGATGATGTTCGCCTTCTCCCGCGACAGGGGAATGCCCCGGAGCGACCTGTGGGCCCGCATCAGCAAAAAATACCGCACGCCTGCCCACGCCATCTGGCTGTCGGTCATCCTTTCCTTCGGTCTGGCTCTGATCGATTACGTCATCAAGCGGATCCATCCGGATACATCCTACACCACCCTCACTTTTTTGACGGGAGTCAGCGTGGTCGGTCTGTATGTGGCCTACGGCATTCCGATGCTGCTGCGCCTTACGGCCGAAGCGAAGGGGAAATTTTCCCGGAGGCATCTGGGCCCGTGGAATCTGGGGAAATGGGGCCGGCCCATTTCGGTCATCGCCCTGCTGTGGATCGCCTTCATCAGCATCATCATGGTGATTCCGCCCAATCAAAATGCCGGTTACGCCCTCGCCGGCATGATGCTCCTGCTGCTCATCATGGATTTCTCCTATTATCGCAAACATTTCCGGGGACCGCAGGCCGCCCTCGGCACGACGGAGGAGGAGCTCCGGCGCCGGGAAGCGGAGCTGGAAGGCTCGTGA
- a CDS encoding ribonucleoside-diphosphate reductase subunit alpha yields MPFSSRSSAPSRAEFLFEWKGEGKSVTQSIPASQNQALDQREAESRIDRVLSGLQLKGLPEFKEKILRMVSQKPSLSEDQLTQLLVATALENVDEANAPWSFAAARIYLDHLYRKAGKNRGYAGKKYGDYYQLQRTLVEKGIYSPHILDKYTEEEIRQLSRLIDPDKDLLFDYPGLHTLATRYLATDHDKNVYELPQERWLTIALHLMQDEPKERRRLLVREAYWALSNLYMTVATPTLANAGLSHGQLSSCFIDTVSDSLIDIYNSNTDVARLSKDGGGIGVYLGKVRSRGSDIKGFKGASSGIVPWTRQLNNTAVSVDQLGRRKGAVCVYLDVWHPDILSFLDLKLNNGDERQRAHDIFTGVCIPDLFMEQVEKRGDWYLFDPHEVRQVMGFSLEDYYDERPGGGSFREKYEACIRNDRLRKQKIPAIQIMIRIMKSQLETGTPFMFYRDRVNRMNPNKHAGMIYASNLCTEIAQNMSPTVQYEETIDGDTIITYKKAGDFVVCNLSSINLGKAVPDGVLERLIPIQVRMLDNVIDLNTISVKQASHTNKKYRAIGLGTFGWHHLLALEGIPWESEEAVELADRLYEKIARLTIRASAELAKEKGAYPLFEGSEWQTGEYFEKRGYLSGDSAEEWEEIRNMIRRWGIRNGYLMAVAPNSSTAIIAGSTAGIDPVFKPFYYEEKKDYKLPVVAPGLDHRTYAVYRRSAYIVDQRWSIRQNAARQRHIDQAISFNIYVPHNIHAKVLLDLHLKAWKSGLKTTYYVRSTASDIEECTWCAS; encoded by the coding sequence GTGCCTTTTTCCAGCCGTTCATCCGCTCCATCCCGGGCGGAATTTTTATTTGAATGGAAAGGAGAAGGAAAATCCGTGACCCAATCCATCCCGGCAAGCCAAAATCAAGCGCTTGACCAAAGGGAGGCGGAATCCCGCATCGACCGGGTCCTCTCGGGCCTTCAGCTGAAGGGACTTCCAGAGTTCAAAGAAAAGATCCTCCGGATGGTCTCCCAAAAACCCAGCCTTTCGGAGGATCAGCTGACGCAGCTCTTGGTTGCGACCGCCTTGGAAAACGTGGATGAAGCCAACGCCCCATGGAGTTTTGCCGCGGCGAGAATCTATCTGGACCATCTCTATCGCAAAGCGGGTAAAAACCGGGGCTATGCGGGGAAAAAATACGGCGATTACTATCAACTGCAAAGGACGTTGGTGGAAAAGGGGATCTACTCCCCCCACATCCTGGACAAATACACGGAGGAGGAGATCCGGCAGCTTTCCCGTCTCATCGACCCCGACAAAGACCTTCTGTTCGATTATCCCGGCCTGCACACGCTGGCCACCCGCTATCTGGCGACCGACCACGACAAAAACGTCTATGAGCTCCCCCAGGAGCGTTGGCTGACGATCGCTTTGCACCTGATGCAGGATGAGCCGAAGGAGCGCAGGCGCCTCCTGGTTCGGGAAGCCTATTGGGCCCTGTCCAACCTCTACATGACGGTGGCCACCCCCACCTTGGCCAATGCCGGGCTCTCCCACGGTCAGCTGTCCAGCTGCTTCATCGACACGGTCTCCGACTCCCTCATCGACATATACAACAGCAACACCGACGTGGCCCGGCTTTCCAAAGACGGAGGGGGCATCGGCGTCTACCTGGGAAAGGTGAGAAGCCGCGGCAGCGATATCAAAGGCTTCAAGGGGGCTTCCTCAGGCATCGTCCCCTGGACGAGGCAGCTCAACAACACCGCCGTCAGCGTCGATCAGCTCGGAAGGAGAAAGGGAGCCGTCTGCGTCTATCTCGACGTCTGGCATCCCGACATCCTTTCCTTTCTGGATCTGAAATTGAACAACGGGGATGAGCGGCAGCGGGCCCACGACATCTTCACGGGCGTCTGCATTCCCGATCTGTTTATGGAGCAGGTGGAAAAGCGGGGGGACTGGTATCTGTTCGATCCCCACGAAGTCCGGCAGGTCATGGGATTTTCCCTGGAGGATTATTACGACGAGCGCCCGGGCGGCGGAAGCTTCCGGGAAAAATATGAAGCCTGCATCCGGAACGACCGGCTGAGGAAACAGAAGATTCCGGCCATTCAAATCATGATCCGGATCATGAAGTCCCAGCTGGAGACGGGAACCCCCTTCATGTTTTACCGGGATCGGGTCAACCGCATGAATCCCAACAAGCACGCCGGCATGATCTACGCCAGCAACCTTTGCACCGAAATCGCCCAGAACATGTCTCCCACCGTTCAATACGAGGAAACGATCGACGGGGACACCATCATCACCTACAAGAAGGCGGGGGATTTCGTCGTCTGCAACCTGTCCTCGATCAATCTGGGAAAAGCGGTTCCGGATGGCGTCCTGGAACGTCTGATCCCCATCCAGGTCCGGATGCTGGACAACGTGATCGACCTGAACACGATCAGCGTCAAGCAAGCCTCCCACACCAACAAAAAATACCGGGCGATCGGCCTCGGCACCTTCGGTTGGCATCACCTGCTGGCCCTTGAGGGGATTCCCTGGGAATCGGAGGAGGCGGTCGAGCTGGCGGATCGGCTGTACGAAAAAATCGCCCGCCTGACGATCCGGGCGAGCGCCGAATTGGCGAAGGAGAAGGGAGCCTACCCGCTGTTTGAGGGGAGCGAATGGCAGACCGGTGAGTACTTCGAGAAAAGAGGATACCTCTCGGGGGACAGCGCCGAGGAGTGGGAAGAAATCCGAAACATGATTCGGCGATGGGGCATCCGCAACGGCTATTTGATGGCCGTCGCCCCCAATTCCAGCACCGCCATCATCGCCGGTTCCACCGCCGGCATCGATCCGGTGTTCAAGCCCTTCTATTACGAGGAGAAAAAGGATTACAAACTGCCCGTCGTCGCCCCCGGATTGGACCATCGCACCTACGCGGTCTACCGGCGCTCGGCCTATATCGTCGATCAGCGCTGGTCGATCCGGCAGAACGCGGCCCGGCAAAGGCATATCGACCAGGCGATCTCCTTCAACATCTACGTCCCCCACAACATCCACGCGAAGGTGCTGCTGGACCTTCACCTGAAAGCCTGGAAATCGGGGCTCAAAACCACCTATTACGTGCGGTCCACGGCGTCGGACATCGAGGAGTGTACCTGGTGCGCATCCTGA
- a CDS encoding aminotransferase class I/II-fold pyridoxal phosphate-dependent enzyme, whose product MRIQPSKNIQQLPLGVFNKLLRAKRRVMESGKTVIDLSVGSPDLPPPREVMEAIRKWSMDESKYGYTLEAIPTFNGKVAAFYEERYGVRLNPDEVLQLMGSQDGLAHLAMTVIDPGDVVLVPDPGYPIYEASVRIAGGVPHPMPLEEENGFLPRLEAIPEAVLERAKMMILNYPGNPVTAMADRAFFEELVRFARKHEILIAHDFTYSELVFDGRRAVSFLSVPGAKEVGVEFNSFSKTFNMAGCRIGYVVGHPEVLQALGRLMSHTQYGIFHPIQKAAEAALETGETFIRRQVETYQARRDALVERLASGGWEVAKPPATMYVWAKIPEGWSSESFVFRVLEETGVVLTPGRAFGEKGEGYVRITLVQPEDRLREAADRISRFLEER is encoded by the coding sequence ATGCGCATTCAACCGTCAAAAAATATCCAACAGTTGCCCTTGGGCGTCTTTAACAAATTGTTGCGGGCGAAGCGGCGGGTGATGGAAAGCGGGAAGACGGTGATCGATCTGAGCGTGGGCAGCCCGGACCTGCCGCCGCCCCGGGAAGTGATGGAGGCGATCCGAAAATGGTCAATGGATGAGAGCAAGTACGGCTACACCCTGGAGGCGATACCGACCTTCAACGGAAAAGTGGCGGCCTTCTACGAGGAGAGGTACGGCGTTCGCCTCAATCCTGACGAAGTGCTGCAGTTGATGGGGTCTCAGGACGGGTTGGCCCATCTGGCCATGACCGTGATCGATCCCGGCGATGTCGTCCTCGTTCCCGATCCCGGCTATCCCATCTACGAGGCGAGCGTGCGGATCGCCGGCGGGGTTCCCCATCCGATGCCCCTGGAGGAGGAAAACGGTTTTTTGCCCCGGCTGGAGGCGATTCCCGAGGCGGTTCTCGAACGGGCTAAGATGATGATCCTCAATTATCCCGGCAATCCGGTCACCGCGATGGCGGATCGCGCCTTTTTCGAGGAGTTGGTCCGTTTCGCCCGAAAACACGAAATCCTCATCGCCCACGATTTCACCTACTCCGAGCTGGTCTTCGACGGGCGGAGGGCCGTCAGTTTCCTGTCCGTTCCGGGGGCGAAGGAGGTGGGCGTCGAGTTCAACTCCTTCTCCAAGACCTTCAACATGGCCGGATGCCGCATCGGCTACGTGGTCGGGCATCCGGAAGTGCTTCAAGCCCTCGGCCGGCTGATGTCCCACACCCAGTACGGAATTTTCCATCCGATCCAGAAGGCGGCGGAGGCGGCCCTGGAAACGGGGGAGACCTTCATCCGGAGGCAGGTGGAAACATATCAGGCGCGGAGGGATGCGCTGGTCGAGCGGCTCGCCTCGGGCGGCTGGGAGGTGGCCAAGCCCCCCGCCACCATGTACGTGTGGGCGAAGATCCCCGAGGGGTGGAGTTCCGAATCCTTTGTATTCCGGGTGCTGGAGGAGACCGGTGTAGTACTCACCCCCGGCAGGGCCTTCGGAGAAAAGGGGGAGGGATATGTCCGAATCACCCTCGTCCAACCCGAAGACCGGCTGAGGGAGGCTGCCGACCGGATCAGCCGGTTTTTGGAGGAACGTTAG
- a CDS encoding glutamine synthetase family protein encodes MAEAGKVTLDRLKELIEAGEVDTVAVGFCDMQGRLMGKRFTGEHFLRIADEGSHFCDYLLGTDMEMTTPQGFSVVGWEKGYGDWTAKPDWNTLRVIPWLEKTACVLADVVDEGGKPVSVAPRSVLKRQVGRAAAMDFEVMMASELEFYLVRDSYEEAFRKGYAGLELGGHYNEDYHLLQGMRNEGLYRLFREQFSRADIPIECTKGEAGIAQHEINVRYADALESADRHVLLKHGMKEMAIQSSVSVTFMAKPDHSWTGSSCHIHLSLRDRKTGRNAFYDPAEEGGMSKTMRRFLAGVMRHMRETALLFAPNVNSYKRYITESWAPTHIVWGWDNRTCGLRIVGSGESLRIENRFPGADTNPYLAYAAMIASGLEGIVNGYELEEPCDGNGYARPGSESLPTSLAEAIEAFAGSAFVRKAFGETVSDHYLNAARVEQRVYDQTVTDWEKQRYFERI; translated from the coding sequence ATGGCGGAAGCCGGGAAGGTGACGCTGGACCGGCTGAAGGAGCTGATTGAAGCGGGAGAGGTGGATACCGTCGCCGTCGGGTTTTGCGACATGCAGGGGCGGTTGATGGGAAAGCGGTTCACCGGTGAGCATTTCCTGCGCATCGCCGATGAGGGAAGTCATTTTTGCGACTACCTCCTGGGCACCGACATGGAGATGACCACCCCCCAGGGATTTTCCGTCGTCGGCTGGGAAAAGGGTTACGGCGACTGGACGGCTAAACCGGACTGGAATACCCTTCGGGTGATTCCGTGGCTGGAGAAGACCGCCTGCGTATTGGCGGATGTAGTGGATGAGGGGGGGAAACCGGTGTCGGTCGCCCCGCGATCGGTGCTGAAGCGGCAGGTGGGGCGGGCGGCGGCGATGGACTTCGAGGTGATGATGGCCAGCGAGCTGGAGTTTTACCTGGTGCGGGATTCCTACGAGGAGGCGTTCCGGAAGGGGTATGCCGGGCTGGAACTGGGAGGACATTACAACGAGGATTATCATCTGCTCCAGGGGATGCGCAACGAAGGGCTGTACCGGCTGTTCCGGGAGCAGTTTTCCCGGGCGGACATCCCCATCGAATGCACCAAGGGCGAGGCCGGCATCGCCCAGCACGAGATCAACGTGCGCTATGCCGACGCGCTGGAATCCGCCGACAGGCACGTCTTGCTGAAGCACGGGATGAAGGAGATGGCCATCCAAAGCAGCGTGTCGGTCACCTTCATGGCCAAACCCGATCATTCCTGGACCGGGTCCAGCTGTCACATCCACCTGAGCCTTCGGGACAGGAAAACCGGGCGGAACGCCTTTTACGATCCGGCGGAGGAGGGGGGCATGTCGAAGACGATGCGCCGCTTCCTCGCCGGCGTGATGCGCCACATGCGCGAAACGGCGCTTCTGTTCGCTCCCAACGTCAATTCCTACAAGCGGTACATCACGGAAAGCTGGGCGCCCACCCACATCGTGTGGGGCTGGGACAACCGGACCTGCGGTCTGCGGATCGTGGGCAGCGGGGAGAGCCTGCGCATCGAGAACCGCTTCCCCGGAGCGGATACCAACCCCTATCTGGCCTACGCGGCGATGATCGCCTCCGGCCTGGAGGGGATCGTAAACGGTTACGAGTTGGAGGAGCCCTGCGACGGCAACGGTTACGCCCGGCCGGGGTCCGAATCCCTGCCCACATCCCTGGCCGAGGCGATCGAAGCCTTTGCGGGCAGCGCCTTCGTCAGAAAGGCCTTCGGCGAGACGGTGTCCGATCATTATCTGAACGCCGCCCGGGTGGAGCAGCGGGTTTATGACCAAACGGTCACCGATTGGGAAAAGCAGCGGTATTTTGAGCGGATCTAA
- a CDS encoding M20 family metallopeptidase, translating to MESLAKQMRDAAERISRDWEDRLQRLVEVDCGTHNLSGVTVVGERFASWLREAGFTVEHLPVPGCAGVWVGRLPGRGKGRIGLLGHLDTVYPDGTAAERPLRREGSRLLGPGVSDMKGGLLVGLYAVRALSEVLPGAWGEIRFVLNSEEERGSPHTKEAMLEALEGSDAVFVLESARADGSLVSARAGVAAFVLESLGKAAHAGVEPEKGRNAIVDLVERLSALRERSAGQKDFRINIGRIEGGTVSNVVPDRARAEIDVRLFSAGGLQAVIRLMEEVAALPSVTGGEARVERTLWFPPMEKTEGNRRLAELAKRCARSLNFSVEDVWTGGGSDANWVSSRGIPCLDGLGPVGGSDHSPGEYLEAVSMVPRIALLALLMAEVAGDAAE from the coding sequence ATGGAATCCTTGGCGAAACAGATGAGGGATGCGGCGGAGCGGATTTCCCGGGATTGGGAGGACCGCCTGCAGCGGCTGGTGGAAGTGGATTGCGGGACGCACAACCTATCCGGCGTCACCGTCGTCGGCGAACGCTTCGCTTCCTGGCTTCGGGAAGCGGGTTTCACCGTGGAGCACCTTCCCGTTCCGGGATGCGCCGGGGTGTGGGTGGGCCGGCTCCCCGGGAGGGGAAAGGGGAGGATCGGCCTCCTGGGACATCTGGACACGGTTTATCCCGACGGCACGGCGGCGGAGCGTCCCCTCCGCCGGGAGGGAAGCCGCTTGCTCGGCCCCGGCGTTTCCGACATGAAGGGCGGATTGCTCGTCGGCCTCTACGCGGTGCGCGCCCTCTCGGAGGTTTTGCCCGGCGCGTGGGGGGAGATCCGCTTCGTCCTCAACAGCGAGGAGGAGAGGGGATCCCCCCACACGAAGGAGGCGATGCTGGAGGCCCTGGAAGGTTCCGATGCGGTGTTTGTGCTGGAGTCGGCCCGGGCCGACGGGAGCCTCGTCAGCGCCCGCGCCGGCGTCGCCGCCTTTGTCCTGGAATCCCTCGGCAAGGCGGCCCACGCCGGGGTGGAGCCGGAAAAGGGGAGAAATGCCATCGTCGACCTGGTCGAGCGCCTCTCCGCCCTGCGGGAGCGGTCCGCCGGCCAAAAGGACTTTCGCATCAACATCGGGAGAATCGAAGGGGGGACGGTGTCCAACGTGGTTCCGGACCGGGCCCGGGCGGAGATCGATGTCCGCCTCTTCAGCGCCGGCGGGCTGCAGGCGGTGATCCGGCTCATGGAAGAGGTGGCCGCCCTCCCGTCCGTGACCGGCGGGGAAGCCCGGGTGGAGCGCACCCTGTGGTTTCCGCCGATGGAGAAGACGGAAGGGAACCGGCGTCTCGCCGAACTGGCCAAACGGTGCGCCCGATCCCTGAATTTCTCCGTCGAGGATGTTTGGACGGGGGGAGGTTCGGACGCCAATTGGGTTTCTTCCCGGGGGATCCCCTGTCTCGACGGACTGGGTCCGGTGGGCGGATCGGACCACAGCCCCGGCGAGTACCTGGAAGCGGTCAGCATGGTGCCGCGCATCGCCCTTTTGGCCCTTCTGATGGCGGAGGTCGCCGGTGACGCCGCGGAGTGA
- a CDS encoding NAD-dependent succinate-semialdehyde dehydrogenase: MGELASAVLGGESRMWIGGQWVEAVSGEFVDVTDPATGEVVGRVPKGGGKDAARAIDAASSAFPGWSRSTGAERAEVLKRWAEAIRKHREEISEILTREQGKPLAESLEEADGAADFVEWYAEEAKRIYGETLPGSRGNQRILVIRQPVGVAALITPWNYPATMVTRKMAAALAAGCTVVLKPASQTPLTAVALLKLLEEAGLPPGAANLVTGEAGAIGREVMADPRVRKVSFTGSTETGKVLIRASADRVKRLSMELGGNAPLIVFPDAELERAVEATLGNKFENAGQMCNGINVLYVHESIVDRFSERLVSSVERLRVGRGTEPGVRMGPLIDERNLRKVESFVEDAVRKGARVLTGGSRLTGESHRSGTFFAPTVIGGVTPAMRLVHEEIFGPVAPVVTFREEGEVMERVNATPYGLAAYVFTRDVGRVFRMAENLEFGMVAVNGTSLSVPQAPFGGIKESGQGREGGRHGMEEFLHLKYISLNL; this comes from the coding sequence ATGGGCGAGTTGGCATCCGCCGTCCTGGGCGGCGAAAGCCGGATGTGGATCGGTGGTCAGTGGGTGGAGGCCGTCTCGGGTGAATTTGTCGATGTGACCGATCCGGCCACGGGGGAGGTGGTTGGCCGGGTTCCCAAGGGCGGCGGAAAAGACGCCGCCCGGGCGATCGACGCGGCCTCTTCGGCCTTTCCCGGCTGGTCCCGGAGCACGGGAGCGGAGCGGGCGGAAGTGTTGAAACGCTGGGCGGAGGCGATCCGAAAACATCGGGAGGAGATCTCCGAAATTCTGACCCGGGAGCAGGGAAAGCCCCTCGCCGAGTCGTTGGAGGAGGCGGACGGTGCGGCCGACTTCGTGGAATGGTACGCCGAGGAGGCGAAGCGGATCTACGGCGAGACCTTGCCCGGATCCAGGGGGAATCAGCGCATTCTGGTGATCCGACAGCCCGTCGGGGTGGCGGCTCTGATCACTCCCTGGAATTATCCCGCCACGATGGTGACGCGCAAAATGGCCGCGGCCCTGGCGGCGGGATGCACCGTCGTGCTGAAACCGGCCAGCCAGACCCCCCTCACCGCCGTCGCTTTGCTGAAGCTGCTGGAGGAGGCGGGGCTTCCGCCGGGCGCGGCCAACCTGGTGACCGGCGAGGCGGGGGCCATCGGCCGGGAAGTGATGGCCGATCCGCGGGTTCGCAAAGTTTCCTTCACCGGCTCGACGGAGACGGGCAAGGTGCTGATCCGCGCTTCGGCGGATCGGGTGAAGCGTCTCTCCATGGAATTGGGAGGCAATGCCCCCCTGATCGTCTTCCCCGACGCCGAACTGGAGCGGGCGGTGGAGGCGACGCTCGGGAACAAATTTGAAAACGCGGGTCAGATGTGCAATGGCATCAACGTCCTGTACGTGCACGAGTCGATCGTCGACCGCTTTTCCGAACGGCTGGTGAGCAGTGTGGAAAGGCTCCGGGTCGGGCGGGGGACGGAACCGGGGGTGAGAATGGGGCCGTTGATCGATGAGCGGAATCTGCGTAAAGTGGAGTCCTTTGTCGAGGACGCGGTCCGGAAGGGGGCCCGTGTTCTGACCGGGGGATCACGCCTCACCGGAGAATCCCACCGTTCGGGGACCTTTTTCGCACCGACGGTGATCGGCGGCGTCACCCCGGCGATGCGTCTGGTCCATGAGGAGATCTTCGGCCCCGTCGCCCCCGTCGTCACCTTCCGGGAGGAGGGGGAAGTGATGGAGCGCGTCAATGCCACCCCCTACGGCTTGGCCGCCTACGTGTTTACCCGGGACGTCGGCCGGGTGTTCCGCATGGCGGAGAACCTGGAGTTCGGAATGGTGGCCGTCAACGGCACCTCCCTCAGCGTGCCCCAGGCTCCCTTCGGGGGCATCAAGGAGAGCGGGCAGGGGAGGGAAGGAGGCCGGCACGGCATGGAGGAGTTTCTCCATTTGAAGTACATTTCTCTGAATTTGTAA
- a CDS encoding flavodoxin codes for MRILISYASFSGNTKEVAEIIEQRLAMEGCSVEMHRISRLNRTIPDPSQFDLFLLGTFTWGRGDTPDIVKDFVLQIGYKPRNVFVFGTGDTQFGGDDLFCKACDKLATFYGSTYAPLKIEQSPREAQEKNVTKWTEGVLKHWISS; via the coding sequence GTGCGCATCCTGATCAGTTACGCCAGTTTCAGCGGAAACACCAAGGAGGTTGCCGAAATCATCGAACAGCGGTTGGCGATGGAAGGCTGTTCCGTCGAGATGCACCGGATCAGCCGGCTGAACCGGACCATTCCCGACCCTTCGCAATTTGATCTCTTTCTTCTCGGGACCTTCACCTGGGGAAGGGGCGACACCCCGGACATCGTCAAGGATTTTGTCCTGCAAATCGGCTACAAGCCCCGCAACGTTTTCGTCTTCGGCACCGGTGACACCCAGTTCGGCGGGGACGATCTCTTCTGCAAAGCCTGCGACAAACTGGCGACCTTCTACGGTTCGACCTATGCGCCCCTGAAGATCGAACAGAGCCCCCGGGAGGCACAGGAAAAAAACGTGACAAAGTGGACGGAAGGAGTGCTGAAACATTGGATCAGCTCCTGA